The genomic region CGAAATCCTGCTTTAGCGACTTAAGCAGAATGCGCAGCTTGGCGTTCAGCAGCTCCTTGGTCACGCGGCCCGGCACGTCCTTGAGGGGGATGTGCCCGGTGGCGGTGGCCACGCGCAGCTCGTCGGCGGCCAGCAGCATCAGGCTCTCCTTGGTGTCGAAGAAGGCCGTCAGGAACTCGGTGTGGCCGGGGTAGCGAAAGTCGTCGGCCTGGGTGTTTTCCTTGCTGATGGGCGCCGTGACGAGGGCGTCGAGCAGGCCGGCTTTCAGGTCGCGGGCTGCGGCGAGCAGGCTCTGGCGGGCCGCCGCGCCGCTGGCAGCGCTGGGCTGGCCGGGCGTGAGGTGGAAATCGTCTTCCCAGCACGTCACGGCGTTGTGCTTGCCGGGCGCAATGTCGGCGGCTTCGCGCACCTGCCGGAACGTGAGCGGCTCACCATCGGCAGGCACCGGAAAGTCGTCGAAGAGCACCGTGGCGGTGCCGTACACGACCGGCGTGCAGAACTTGAGCAGGCGCTGGTCGAGGAAGGTTTTATAGATGATTTCCGGGCCGATACCGGCAAGGTCGCCGACGGAAATACCAATGCGTGGAAGCATGTTAGTTAGGGCTTGGGGATTGAGGTGGCTTTGAACGTCATGCAGAGGCGCAGCCGAAGCATCTCGCTAGTGTAGTGATTACCATACTAGCGAGATGCTTCACTACGCCTTCGGCTCCGCTCTGCATGACGGCCTTTTACAGGACGTTCTTAGGCCTTGCCTTTCAGAAACTCATACGTGAGGCGCACGGCGGTGCCGGTGCCGCCTTTGCCGCGGTAGGAGTCGGGGGCGGTGAGGAAGGCGGGGGCGGCAATGTCGAAGTGCACCCAGGGGTAGCCGTCGGTGAAGCGCTCCAGGAACTTGCCGGCCGAAATGGCGCCGGCTTCGGCCTTGCCGATGTTGTTGATGTCGGCAATGTCGGACTTGATGTGGTCGGCGTACTCATCCCAGAGCGGAAACTCCACCAGACGCTCGTGGGTGGCATTACCGGCCTTTTTCAGGGCGCTGAGCGTGTCTTCGTCGGCGGTGCCCATGCACACGATGCCTTCCTTGCCGATAGCGCGGGCGGCTGAGCCGGTGAGGGTGGCGAAGTCGAGCACCAGCTCAGGGTCGTATTTCTTGGCGAAAGCCAGCGCGTCGCCGAGCAGCAGGCGGCCTTCGGCGTCGGTGTTCATCACCTCCACCGTGAGGCCGCTGTACATGGTAATCACGTCGCCGGGGGCGAAGGCGAGGCCGCCGGGGCGGTTGTCGGTGGCGGGCACCAGGCCGATAACGTGCAGCGGCACCTGGTTTTTGGCCAGGGCGTAGAGCGTGCCCACCACGGCGGCACCGCCGGCCATGTCGCACTTCATCATGTCCATGCTAGCGGGCGTGGGCTTGAGGCTCAGGCCGCCGGTATCAAACACCACGCCTTTGCCGACCAGCACGTAGGGCTTCTTATTGGTAGCGCCTTCCGGCTTGTATTCCATAATGGTGAACGTGGGCGGCTCGGGGCTGCCCTGGTTCACGGCCAGCAGGCCGCCCATGCGCAGGGCCTCAATCCGCACCAGATCCAGAATCTCGGTGTGGAAACCGGCTTCTTCGCCGGCTTCGGCCATGCGCTCGGCAAACTGCTGGGCGTTGAGCTTGTTGAGGGGCGCGTTTACCAGGTCGCGGGTCAGGAATACGCCGTCCAGCACGTGCTGCAGCTCCTGCACCCGCTCGTCGCTGAGGTGTGGGCCCACCAGCGTTACGCTTTCCAGCGCGGCCGCCTGGCGGGATTTCTCGCCGGTTTTGTAGCCTTCAAACTGATAGGCGGTGAGGGCCAAGCCCTCGGCCAGCGGTAGCGCGCCGCCGTCGGTCAGGTCCTGAATGAACAGGTTCCGCACCTTATCGGCCTTGAGCTGGGCGTGCAGCTGGTGGCCGCTTTTGCGCAGGGCCTCCGCCGCCAGGGCCGGCGTCTTTTTGTCGGCCGCTACCACGTAGTAGTGGTGGTGGGCATAGTGGTTGATGCGGATCAGCTTGCTGTCGGCGGCCAACTCGGCGGCCACGTACTGGCGGGCCGGCTCAGAGAGGTCGGCGGCGGCCGTTACGGGCAGTTCGGTGGTGCCAGCCGGCAGGATAAACACGGTATCGGCCGAGGCGGAGAAATCGGCAGCGTAACGAAGGAGCAGCGACATAGAAACAGGGAATTAGAGCGGAACAAACCAGAAAAGCACGCCAGCGCCGGATTCAGCAAGCGGGACCGTACCTTTGCGGCCGTGAAGGTAGGCCTTTTGTAGAAGTGCTATAAGTAGAGGTGATGTGATGACCGGGAGCAGGTAGCAGGCGGCGTTTTGATTCCGCAGTTATCCTGGTTTCGCTGTTTCACCCCTCGCTCTGTTTGCGCACTATTTCATTGCCCCATCACCTGTCACTTCATTCCTTCCGACTGCATGGATTCCGTTAAAGCCAAAAAACACCTGGGCCAGCATTTTCTGGCCGATTCCAATATTGCCCGCAAGATCGTGGAGGCGCTGCGCCTGCCCGACGGCGTGCAGGAAGTACTGGAAATCGGGCCGGGGATGGGCGTGCTGACCGGCACACTGCTGCAGCATGCGGAGTACCGCACGTCGGTGGTGGAAATCGACCGGGAGTCGGTGGTGTATCTGGGCAAGCACTTTCCGGCGCTGGAAGGCCGCATCCACAGCCAGGATTTCCTGAAGATGAACCTGGCCACGTTGTATCCGGACCAGCCGATCAGCATCATCGGCAACTTTCCCTACAACATCAGCAGCCAGATCTACTTCCAGATTCTGGCCCACCGCCAGCAGGTGCGCGAGAGTGTGGGCATGATTCAGAAGGAAGTGGCCGACCGCCTGGCCGAAGGGCCGGGCTCGAAGACCTACGGCATCCTGAGCGTGCTGCTGCAGGCGTTCTATACGATTGAGTACCTGTTCACGGTGCCGCCGCACGTGTTCAACCCGCCGCCTAAGGTGCAGTCGGCCGTAATCCGGCTCACGCGCAACACCACCAAAAAGCTGGACTGCGACGAGGTGCTGTTCTTTAAAGTGGTGAAGCAGGCCTTTTCCACGCGCCGCAAAACCCTCCGCAACGCCCTCAAGCCCTTCGGTATGCCCGCCGAAGCCACCACCGACCCCATCTTCGACAAGCGCGCCGAGCAGCTCAGCGTCGCCGATTTCGTGGGGCTGACGCAGCACGTAGCGGGAAACAAAGTCGATTAATATAAACTGCAGCGAAGAATGGCGCCGCCGGCCAATGTTGAATCAGTTTCGCTTCTGACATGATGGTACCGTGCTATTGCGGCCCGGTTGCTACCTGTTATCCTGACTCGCTATGAAAACTAGGTACTGGCTCGGGCTGTATATGCTCCTTTCCGCTTTTTTCGGGCCATTGATCAGCGAAAAGCTAAGTCAACATCTATCGGATAATGCGAAGCGAACAGCAGCTAAGGTTCAGATGGTGCTGTATGATTTTGTGGCTGTCTTCCTGGCGCTGATGGGTTGGCTTGCGTTGGCTTGCGGTAAGTGGAGCGGTTGGACATTGAAGGCAGAAATTAAGGAATCGTGGCTGGTAACGTCAATTCTGTCAGCTGTGTGCGTAGCTGCAATTCGATATTTGCGTAGAAAATATCCTGCCGATGAAAGCCACTAATTCATCATCTGTATTAACGTAAATGTCCAGCCCCGCTGTCCTGTAGTTGCTTTTGATGATGCGGGCCTTATTCCAGGCAGGAGTTACACCAGACGCTGAAGCAGCTATCCGGCGACACTGTGCTGCACGAAGTAGGCCCTTTCTAACCGTTCAAGCTATATGTCTCTCTGCCTCGTCATCGACGAAATGCACCCCAGCCTGCCCGACCTGATGCATGCCATCGGGGTGACGCTGCACTACCGGCCCGACCTGAGCGTGGCCGAAGTGCCCGCCGCCCTGGCCGCTCACCCCTACGAGGGCCTGATGGTACGCTCCAAGCTGCGCGTAACGGCCGAGCTGCTCGGCCACGGCCCGCAGCTTCGCTACGTGGCCCGGGCCGGCGCCGGCGTCGATAACATCGACGAGGCGGCGCTGACGGCGGCGGGCGTTACGCTGCTCAACGCCCCTGAAGGCAATCGCGACGCGGTGGGCGAGTACGCCGTGGGGCTGCTGCTGGCGCTGTTCCGCAACATTGCCCGCGCCGACCATGAGGTGCGCGCCGGGCAATGGCGCCGCGAGGCCAACCGGGGCGAGGAAATTGGGGGCAAGACCATCGGGCTTCTTGGCTACGGCCACATGGGGCGGGCCTTTGCGCGGCGGTTGCAGGCGTTCGGCTGCACGGTGCTGGCCCACGACCACGACCCGGCCGTGCTGCCCGACGCCCACGCCACCTTGGTGAGCCTAGCTGAGCTGCAGGACCGGGCCGAGGTGCTGAGCTTGCACATTCCGTATTCGAAAGCCAACCACCACTTCGTGAATGAGGAGCTGCTGGCGGGTTTCCGCAATGCCATCTGGCTGCTCAACACGGCCCGCGGCGAGGTGCTCGACCATGCGGCGCTGGTGCAGCGCCTGCAAACCGGCCATGTGCGCGGCGCGGCCCTCGACGTGCTGGAAAACGAGAAGCTAACGGCGCTGACGGCCGAGCAGCAGGCCCGGTTTGCGTACCTGGCGGCTGCGCCTCAGGTGGTGCTGTCGCCGCACGTGGGTGGCTGGAGCTACCAGAGCTACGAGCGGATCAATGAGGTGCTGGCGGGCAAAATTGCGGCATTTCTGCGCCGTTGAGCCGGCTGCCTACCGTGCTCTGGCACAATAGGTCAGCCTGCGGCTGTGCCCACCATGCTGCGCCGTCCCGGGGCCGGCGGCTGGCATCATTCCCCATAGATTCGTATATTTGTCATGAACCCGTGTTGGAGAACGGTCGGCAGTGCCGGCCGTTCTCCTTGTTTTTTAGCTTACCATCACCTTCCCATGGCCACCATCAACTATTATACCGCCGAAGGCCTTCAGAAACTCAAAGACGACCTGCAGGACCTCAAAATCCGTGGCCGCTCTGAGGCTGCCGAAGCGCTGCGCGAAGCCCGTGACAAAGGCGACCTGAGCGAAAACGCGGAGTATGACGCCGCCAAGGAAGCTCAGGGTCTGCTGGAACTGAAAATATCCAAGCTTGAGGAAGTGGTTGGCAACGCCCGCATCCTTGATGAAGCCGGTCTTGATTTCACCAAAGTGCTCATCATGAGCAAGGTGAAGCTCAAGAACCTGAAAAATAATATGGTGCTCGACTACACCCTGGTGGCCGAAGAGGAAGCCAATCTGGCGGCCGGCAAAATCTCCGTGAAGTCGCCTATCGGCAAAGGCCTGCTGGGCAAGTCGGCCGGCGACAAGGCCGAGATTACTGTTCCAGCCGGCAAGCTGCAGTTCGAGATTCTGGAAATCAGTCGTTAAGGGTGATGAGGTGAACCGTGACAGGTTATAGGTCACAGATAAACCGCCCCGCCACCAACCCGTAGAAAGCCAGACGGCGAAGCACCTTGCTTCGCCGTCTGGCTTTTTGCCTTACTTTGGCCCACCTATCACCTCATCACTTCATCACCAACCACCCCAATGGCTTCCATTTTCTCGCGTATTGTGTCGGGCGAGCTGCCCGCGTATAAAGTAGCCGAGGACGACCAGCACCTGGCGTTTCTCGACATCACGCCGCTGGTGGAAGGCCACACGCTGGTGATTCCGAAGCGCGAAATCGACTACATCTTTGATATGCCAGCCGAGGAGCTGGCGGCGCTGCACCTGTTTGCGCAGCGTGTGGCCAAGGGCGTGCAGGCCGCCGTGCCGTGCAAGCGGATTGGGGTGGCCGTTATCGGGCTGGAAGTGCCGCACGCCCACATTCACCTGATTCCGATGAACAAGGTGGCGGACATGAACTTCGCCAACCCCAAAATCAAGGTGGCCGAAGACCGGATGAAGGAGCTGGCCGCCGCCATTGCCGCGCAGGTGCCCGCCGCCGCCGGTAGCCGCACCGCCTCACTAGACGCCCTGGACACCAAAGGCGGCCGTGAAACCGCCTCGGCCAACGAGCCCGCTGCTTCCGCTGCGGACGCCGCCCCGGCCGACAGCAGCACGGCGCAGCTGCAGCAGCTCACGAAGGGGCTGCTGTTCCTGAGTGAGTCGGATGCGGCGCTGGAGCCAGTGAGCTACGACGCACCGGCCGGCCCGCTGACCGATGCGGCGCTGCTGCAGGCCGTAGGGGCCGAAGCCGGCAGCAAAGTGGAAACCCAGGAGCTGACCCTGTTTCTGCGCAACCACACCGCCGACGACGGCGTGCTCGGCGACCCGGCCCAGGCAAACCGCTTCAAGGCGCTGCAGATGTACCTGAAGCAGGAGCTGCAGGACGTGAAAGTGTACCGCGTAGGTACCGGCCCGCAGGTGCAGGCCTACGCCCTCGGCCGCACCGAAAGCGGCAAGCTGGCCGGCTTCAAAACCGTGCTGACGGAAACGTAGGAAATGTGGCACGGACTTCAGTCCGTAGCCACCCGGCATCGCACAAGCTATGCTCCAATGGGGAATCCTACTATGCAGATACTTTGTGGTGCCGCACTCCTTCGGGGCGGCACCACTTTTTTGTGAATTGATTGCATGATTATGAAGCCACTAACTGCCTCCGTGCTGAGCGCGCTGCTTCTGCTAAGCAGCGCGGCCCACAGCCAGTCCGGTAAAAACCTGCCCAAACCCCTTCGCAAACCGCTGAGCAGCATCAGCCCGGCCGGGTTCAAGGCCCACGTGCAGTTCCTAGCCGACGACCAGCTGCGCGGGCGGCAGCCGGGCACGCCGGGCTACAAAATGGCTGTCGACTACGTGGTGGCGCAGCTGCAGCAGCGCGGCGTGCAGCCGGCCGGCGAAAACGGCACGTTCCTGCAAACTGTGCAACTGCGGCGCGCCATCACGGAAGCGGGGGCCACGTTGCGCCTGATACCGGCCGGCCCGGCTAGCACGCTGGCCTATGGCACTGACTTCACGCTGTACCCCAACCCCGTACAGCCGGAAACGACCGTGGAGGCCGGGCTGGTGTTTGCCGGTTTCGGCATCAGCGCGCCAGAGCTGGGGTATGACGACTACGCCGGCCTCGATGCCCGAGGCAAGGTGGTGGTGCTGACGCGGCTGGAGCCCACGCGCTTCCCCGACGCCGTGCGCCTCTACAACACCGACCTACTGACCGTGCTGCAAACCGCCGCCCGCCACGGCGCCGTGGGCGTGCTGCTGGCCGCTCCCAAGTCCACGATGAAGCTGCCCGATCCGCCGAAAGGCCTCGTGAGCGTGCTGGGGCCCGATGGAAAAGTGGCGGTGTCACGCAGCTTCCAGCCGCAGATTCAGGTGGCGGGCTCCATCAGCGCGGCCACGTTGCAGCGGCTGTTTGCGGGGGCGGCCACCGATACCGCGCGGGCCATGGCTGCGCTGCGGGCCGGCAAACCGGCTTCGGTGGCGCTGCTGCCGCGCTTGGCCGCCACCCAACGCAGCCGCTACCAGGACGTGACCAGCTACAACGTGGTGGGCAAAATCGAAGGCGCCGACCCGCAGCTGCGGCAGGAGTACGTGGTGCACACCGCTCACCTCGACCACCTCGGCGTGGGCGCCCCCGTGGCCGGCGACTCCATCTACAACGGCGCCCACGACAACGCCACCGGCGTAGCGACGCTGCTGGAAATTGCGGGCGTGTATCAGCAGCTGAAGCCACAGCAGCGGCCGAAACGCTCGGTACTGCTGACGGTGGTGACGGGGGAGGAGCTGGGCCTGCTGGGCTCGGCGTACTTTGCCCGCAACCCCACCGTGCCCCGCGAAAAGCTGGTGGCCAACGTCAACACCGATATGCCCACCATCATTGCGCCGCTGCTGTCGGTGGTGGCGCTAGGGGCCGAAAACTCCACGCTGGCCGCGCCGGTGGCGGAGGCGGCGCGGACGCTGGGCCTCACGGTGGAAGCCGACCCTGAGCCGGCCCAGAACCGCTTCATCCGCTCCGACCAGTACAGCTTCGTGACGCAGGGCATTCCAGCGCTGCACATCAAGTACGGCAACAAAACGGCCGACGGCCGCAACAACCTCAGCGAGCAGGTGCAGAAGTGGCGCGCCGTCACGTACCACAAGCCCCAGGACGATATCAACGGTCAGTTTGATTTCGAGGCCGGCAAAACCTACGCCCAGCTGAACTTTCTGGTGGGCTATCTGGTGGCCAATTCCGCGCAGCGGCCTGCCTGGAACCCGGGCAACTTCTTCGGGGAACGGTTTGGCAAGTAGCGGCTACGGCTGGGCCGCCGTGTCGGCAGGGGCGGGGCGGAGGCGGTTTTCGCGCTCAAACACCCGCATCAGCACCATGAAATAGGAGAGCAGCAGCGGCCCGATCACCAGGCCAAGGATGCCGAAAATCTCCACCCCCAGAATCACGCCCACCAGCGTGATGAGCGGGTGAATGTCGCCGATGCGGCGGGCCAGTACGATGCGCAGCAGGTTGTCGATGTTCATCACCACCACCACCCCAATCAGCAGAATGCCCACGCCCTGTCCGGTGTGGCCCTGCGCCAGCTTGACCAGCGCCGCCGGCCCCCACACCAGTGGCGTGCCCAGCACCGGAATGAAGGCCATGAAAAACGACACCATGCCCCAGAACAGGGCGTCAGGTACCTGAAACACCCAGAGCAGCAGCCCCGTCAGGGTGGCCTGCACCAGCGAAATCAGGGCCTGGCCGAGCACGTTGGCGTGCACGTTGTTGCGGAGCGCCTCGCCCAGCTCCTGCAGCGTTGCGTCGCGGAAGGGTAGGTAGCGGCGCAGGCCGTGCAGAAACCTTTCTTCCTGCACAAACATGAAGTAGAGCGTGAACAGCATCAGGCCGATGACGATGGCGAAGTGCAGCAGCCCGCTGGCCAGGGAAGGCAGCCGCTGGCTGAGCCAGCCCAGGCCCTGCCGGATGAGCGTCTGCACGTTCTGGTCGGCCGTGAAGCTGACGCCGATGCGGCGTTCCAGCGTGTGCAGCACCGCCATCAGCTGGGTGGTGTCGGTGTGCACGGCGTAGAATTGCAGGCGGTTGACGAGCATCAGAATCAGGGCTGTGAAGGGCAGAATGATGACTACTAGCGCAAACGTCAGCAGCCCGGCACTGGCCAGCTGCCGGTTCCAGTGGCGCTGGTGCACCAGCGCCGCCCACCACGGCCGGAATACCACGTATAGGATGCCCGCCCCAAACAGTCCGGTGATATAGCTGCCCAACCCGAACAGCACCAGCCCGGCTAGCACCAGCAGGCACACAATCAGCAGCACGTATTGCTGCCGGGGAGTATAGATGGAGTGCGACATGGCGGCGGGAATGGGCGGTGAACAGGACAGTATACCATAAAAAAACGGTCATCCGGAAGCCGTGGCTCCCGGATGACAGTGGTCTGGTGCGCCAGTTGGCAGACTACTCGGTTTTGATGCGGCTGGCCAGCACGGCCACGCACAGCCCCAGGCCGGCAATGATGGTAAACGACACCCGCAGACTGGTGAAACCCGCCACAATACCAATCAGCGGCGGCCCGAACAGAAATCCCAGAAATCCGACCGTGGAAACCGCCGCCAGCGCCACGCTGGCCGGCATGGTGGTGGAGCGGCCCGCCGCCCCGTACACCAGCGGCACCACCGACGACACCCCGAACCCCACCAGCAGAAAGCCCAGAATAGCCGTGGGCAGCGCCGGCAGCGCCACTGACAGCAGCAGCCCGGCGGCCGTGAGCAGGCCGCTCAGCTGCAAGGTGCGGCGCAGTCCGTATCGGTGCGCAAAGCCGTCGGCAATGAAGCGGCCACCAGCCATGGTGCACATAAAGGCCGTGTAGCCGGCGCCCACCCAGGCGGCATCGGCGTGCACCACTTTGCGGAAATACACCCCGCTCCAGTCGAACATGGCACCTTCGCAGATCATGGAGCAGAACGCCAGCACCCCCAGCAGCAGCAGCGACTTGTCGGGCAGCGCGAACAGGGGCACCTTCACATCGGGGCCGAGGCTGGCGTCGCGGGGGCGGATGGAGGTGCTGCAGGCTGCTACGCCCGCTACCACCAGCACGGCCACCAGCACAAAGTGCGGCAGCGGCGCCACCCGCTGGCCAATCATAAGGGTGCCCAGCGCCGCCCCGGCAAAGCCCGCTAGGCTCCAGAGTCCGTGAAACGACGCCATAATGGACTTGCGGTGCAGCTGCTCTACGCCTACAGCCTGGGTGTTCACGGCAATGTTGGAGAGGTTGGATACGAAGCCGAACAGCACCAGCCCCGCCACAAGCAGCGGCACCGACTGCGCCAGCCCCAGCGCCACGAGTCCCAGCGCGTAGCCCACAATGCCGCCCAGCACCACCCGGCGGCTGCCCAGCCGCGCTACCAGCCATCCCGCCACCGGCAACGACGCCATCGAGCCCACCGGCGCCGCCAGCAGCAGCAGCCCCAGCTGGGCTTCCGAAATACCCAGCTGCTGCTGAATGGTAGGAATGCGCGAGGCCCAGGTGGCAAACGTGAGGCCCATCAGGAAAAACAACACCCCGACGGCCGCCCGGTAAATCTGGCGGGGCGGGCGGGAAACAACCAGCGGAAGGCGAAGCGTAAGCATAGAATCGGGCAGAAGAACCAACAGGAAAACCGGGCCGCCATAGCCCACAAAAAAGCCCACTACACCCTTGTGGCGGGGTATGATGGGCGGGAGAGGGAGGACAGGGGCGGCAGCTGCGCCAGGGCGCAGCCGCCACAAAGATACCACTCAATCAGGAAGTTGCAGGCAGCGCAGAAATGCCCCGCCGCCCATCAGGGGGAAGATGGCAGAAAAGCACTTTACGGCGCTATTGGTTCCCGGATGAAAGCTGGAGCAAGGTGGGAAGCAAAGCCGTGCTGTGTATGAACGTCATGCTGAGCTTGCCTAAGCATCTCTGCTGCTTCGTTGTAGTGCCAATTGATTAGCCTCGGTAGAGATGCTTCGGCAAGCTCAGCATGACGGTCTATTAAGAAGTTCTACCGCACCGGGCCCGTGTCCACCGTTTTCTGCAGGCGGGTCTGGGCTTCCAGGGGAAGCTTGCTGAGCAGGTCGAGGCCGGTGGCGGCTTCCAGGGCGTCCACGCTCACGCGGTAGCGGCTCCAGTCGGGGCTCACGGCTTGGTCATTGGGGGTGTCGATGGCGAGGATGCGGGCCTGGCCGGCGGCAATGCGCTGCAGGTCGTTGGCGCCTTCGGGCAGCAGCACCAGCAGCTTCCAGACCCGGGCCGGCACCGTCACGCGGCCTTGGTCTATGGTGGTTTTCAGGCCGTTGAGGCCGGTGCCGCCTTTGCCGTAGCAACCCATCACCACGTACACTTCTTGGCCGCGCTGCACCTGGGCGCGGGTCCATTCCTCAAGGTTGCCCCAGGTGCGCTGGTTGTTGTTGGCCGCCTGCGGAATCATGTTGGTCATCAGGAACGTGGCCGAGTTGTCGTCGAGGTCGGTGGTGCGGTCGGCGCTGGGGCAGTTGTGGCCTTTATCGAAGCCGGAGCCGGAGTAGCTGTTGCGCGTGACGGCGTAGAACTGCCGTGGCAGGGCCGGGTCGGGGCGGAAGTCGTCCTGGCGCGGGGCCGCGCCCATCCAGGCGCGGTTGAGGTGCCAGCTCACCCAGGTGGGCGTGCCGCGCTGGGCGTTGTAGCCGATGGTGAACTGAGGCTTGGTGAGCAGGTAGTTGGTGGGGTTGTTGGCGTCGGCGGTGGCGCCGCTGGGGTTGCCCAGTGCCATGTTGTCGTCGCGGCCTACCACCACGGCCTGGCTCGGGTTGGCGGGTTGTGGAACTGTGGGCGAAGGCACGGTAGCCACGCTGCCGCCGCTGATGGCCGCACCGTTGGCGGCTTCCAGGGCAATATCGTCGATGTTGAGGCGGCCGGCACCGCCGTCGGTTTTGCGGATTTCCAGGCGCAGTGGCGCGGGCGTGGGGCCGGCCTGGAAGGTGGTGCTGAGCAGGCGCGGGCTCTGCACCCGCACCGGCTGCCCGATGCGGCGGAACGTGCGGCCGCCATCCACGCTGCCCCACAGCTCCCAGGTGGCGGCGGCGTCCTGCCCATACAGCGCGCTGCTGACCCGGATGGTGCGCACCCCGGCCGGAGCATCGAAATTCATCCGCACCCGGCCCTTGCCGCGCAGGCGGGCAGCGTGCTCGCCGTGCTTGTGGTCCTGCTCCGACGAGCCGATCAGGGCATCCTCAAAGTACCACAGTCCTGTGCCCAGCGGCTCGGCGGCGGCCGTGTAGGCACCTTTGCTGCCCGCCTCGAAGGTTTCGGGGAAAGCGGCGGCCTGCGCCACCTGCCGGCCGCCCGATTCCACCGGGATGGCCGG from Hymenobacter canadensis harbors:
- the pdxA gene encoding 4-hydroxythreonine-4-phosphate dehydrogenase PdxA — encoded protein: MLPRIGISVGDLAGIGPEIIYKTFLDQRLLKFCTPVVYGTATVLFDDFPVPADGEPLTFRQVREAADIAPGKHNAVTCWEDDFHLTPGQPSAASGAAARQSLLAAARDLKAGLLDALVTAPISKENTQADDFRYPGHTEFLTAFFDTKESLMLLAADELRVATATGHIPLKDVPGRVTKELLNAKLRILLKSLKQDFGIEKPRVAVLGLNPHAGENGLLGTEERDVVTPVVQQLLHDGHLVYGPYPADGYFGTGQYRQFDATLSLYHDQGLIPFKTLAFERGVNFTAGLPVIRTSPDHGTAYGLAGQFKADETSFREALYMACELVRQRQLLAGIKPLIPGPPLRGGRHE
- a CDS encoding leucyl aminopeptidase family protein, whose protein sequence is MSLLLRYAADFSASADTVFILPAGTTELPVTAAADLSEPARQYVAAELAADSKLIRINHYAHHHYYVVAADKKTPALAAEALRKSGHQLHAQLKADKVRNLFIQDLTDGGALPLAEGLALTAYQFEGYKTGEKSRQAAALESVTLVGPHLSDERVQELQHVLDGVFLTRDLVNAPLNKLNAQQFAERMAEAGEEAGFHTEILDLVRIEALRMGGLLAVNQGSPEPPTFTIMEYKPEGATNKKPYVLVGKGVVFDTGGLSLKPTPASMDMMKCDMAGGAAVVGTLYALAKNQVPLHVIGLVPATDNRPGGLAFAPGDVITMYSGLTVEVMNTDAEGRLLLGDALAFAKKYDPELVLDFATLTGSAARAIGKEGIVCMGTADEDTLSALKKAGNATHERLVEFPLWDEYADHIKSDIADINNIGKAEAGAISAGKFLERFTDGYPWVHFDIAAPAFLTAPDSYRGKGGTGTAVRLTYEFLKGKA
- the rsmA gene encoding 16S rRNA (adenine(1518)-N(6)/adenine(1519)-N(6))-dimethyltransferase RsmA, with translation MDSVKAKKHLGQHFLADSNIARKIVEALRLPDGVQEVLEIGPGMGVLTGTLLQHAEYRTSVVEIDRESVVYLGKHFPALEGRIHSQDFLKMNLATLYPDQPISIIGNFPYNISSQIYFQILAHRQQVRESVGMIQKEVADRLAEGPGSKTYGILSVLLQAFYTIEYLFTVPPHVFNPPPKVQSAVIRLTRNTTKKLDCDEVLFFKVVKQAFSTRRKTLRNALKPFGMPAEATTDPIFDKRAEQLSVADFVGLTQHVAGNKVD
- a CDS encoding NAD(P)-dependent oxidoreductase, translating into MSLCLVIDEMHPSLPDLMHAIGVTLHYRPDLSVAEVPAALAAHPYEGLMVRSKLRVTAELLGHGPQLRYVARAGAGVDNIDEAALTAAGVTLLNAPEGNRDAVGEYAVGLLLALFRNIARADHEVRAGQWRREANRGEEIGGKTIGLLGYGHMGRAFARRLQAFGCTVLAHDHDPAVLPDAHATLVSLAELQDRAEVLSLHIPYSKANHHFVNEELLAGFRNAIWLLNTARGEVLDHAALVQRLQTGHVRGAALDVLENEKLTALTAEQQARFAYLAAAPQVVLSPHVGGWSYQSYERINEVLAGKIAAFLRR
- the greA gene encoding transcription elongation factor GreA, coding for MATINYYTAEGLQKLKDDLQDLKIRGRSEAAEALREARDKGDLSENAEYDAAKEAQGLLELKISKLEEVVGNARILDEAGLDFTKVLIMSKVKLKNLKNNMVLDYTLVAEEEANLAAGKISVKSPIGKGLLGKSAGDKAEITVPAGKLQFEILEISR
- a CDS encoding nuclease A inhibitor family protein → MASIFSRIVSGELPAYKVAEDDQHLAFLDITPLVEGHTLVIPKREIDYIFDMPAEELAALHLFAQRVAKGVQAAVPCKRIGVAVIGLEVPHAHIHLIPMNKVADMNFANPKIKVAEDRMKELAAAIAAQVPAAAGSRTASLDALDTKGGRETASANEPAASAADAAPADSSTAQLQQLTKGLLFLSESDAALEPVSYDAPAGPLTDAALLQAVGAEAGSKVETQELTLFLRNHTADDGVLGDPAQANRFKALQMYLKQELQDVKVYRVGTGPQVQAYALGRTESGKLAGFKTVLTET
- a CDS encoding M28 family peptidase, giving the protein MKPLTASVLSALLLLSSAAHSQSGKNLPKPLRKPLSSISPAGFKAHVQFLADDQLRGRQPGTPGYKMAVDYVVAQLQQRGVQPAGENGTFLQTVQLRRAITEAGATLRLIPAGPASTLAYGTDFTLYPNPVQPETTVEAGLVFAGFGISAPELGYDDYAGLDARGKVVVLTRLEPTRFPDAVRLYNTDLLTVLQTAARHGAVGVLLAAPKSTMKLPDPPKGLVSVLGPDGKVAVSRSFQPQIQVAGSISAATLQRLFAGAATDTARAMAALRAGKPASVALLPRLAATQRSRYQDVTSYNVVGKIEGADPQLRQEYVVHTAHLDHLGVGAPVAGDSIYNGAHDNATGVATLLEIAGVYQQLKPQQRPKRSVLLTVVTGEELGLLGSAYFARNPTVPREKLVANVNTDMPTIIAPLLSVVALGAENSTLAAPVAEAARTLGLTVEADPEPAQNRFIRSDQYSFVTQGIPALHIKYGNKTADGRNNLSEQVQKWRAVTYHKPQDDINGQFDFEAGKTYAQLNFLVGYLVANSAQRPAWNPGNFFGERFGK
- a CDS encoding AI-2E family transporter; translation: MSHSIYTPRQQYVLLIVCLLVLAGLVLFGLGSYITGLFGAGILYVVFRPWWAALVHQRHWNRQLASAGLLTFALVVIILPFTALILMLVNRLQFYAVHTDTTQLMAVLHTLERRIGVSFTADQNVQTLIRQGLGWLSQRLPSLASGLLHFAIVIGLMLFTLYFMFVQEERFLHGLRRYLPFRDATLQELGEALRNNVHANVLGQALISLVQATLTGLLLWVFQVPDALFWGMVSFFMAFIPVLGTPLVWGPAALVKLAQGHTGQGVGILLIGVVVVMNIDNLLRIVLARRIGDIHPLITLVGVILGVEIFGILGLVIGPLLLSYFMVLMRVFERENRLRPAPADTAAQP
- a CDS encoding MFS transporter, with the protein product MLTLRLPLVVSRPPRQIYRAAVGVLFFLMGLTFATWASRIPTIQQQLGISEAQLGLLLLAAPVGSMASLPVAGWLVARLGSRRVVLGGIVGYALGLVALGLAQSVPLLVAGLVLFGFVSNLSNIAVNTQAVGVEQLHRKSIMASFHGLWSLAGFAGAALGTLMIGQRVAPLPHFVLVAVLVVAGVAACSTSIRPRDASLGPDVKVPLFALPDKSLLLLGVLAFCSMICEGAMFDWSGVYFRKVVHADAAWVGAGYTAFMCTMAGGRFIADGFAHRYGLRRTLQLSGLLTAAGLLLSVALPALPTAILGFLLVGFGVSSVVPLVYGAAGRSTTMPASVALAAVSTVGFLGFLFGPPLIGIVAGFTSLRVSFTIIAGLGLCVAVLASRIKTE